cagcaacgaagacccaatgcaaccaaaaataaataaattaaaaaaaaagagagcatagCCAAGAGACTCCTGGAGACAGAGACTAACCCTATCAGATATTAAATCCAATCTATAATAATTAAATGTAATGAAGAGAGGTACTGATGCACAAAGATCACTGAAAGAtagaaaaacctagaaatagacccaAATGCATATAGAAATTTAGTATAAGAGCAGCAATTCAAATCTGTTGAGAAAAGATGAGTTTTTCACTAAAAGGCATTAGGAAAACGGGCAGGAATTTTGTATATGATAAATTCCAGATGAACTcatgatttaaatgtaaaaaatgaaaacaaaaatacagccAGCAGCTAAGGGAGACATTCTTTTAATCATCTCAGTGTGGAAAAGGTCTTTTCAACTGGGACACAAAACCCAGCAgccacaaaaatttattttactatgCTAAAAAATCTGCATAGCAAAGTTAAAATGATAAACCAAAGAAAATACTTCCAGTTTATATCCTGAAAGGCTATTTTTCCTTATATGTGAGTCAGGTACCAAAAACAGTGGCGAAATGGGCAAAGACAAGGACAGTTCACAAAAAAGTAGACAAAGAGCTCTTAAACATATGAAACAATGCTTGAGCTcactcaaaagaaaaatacaaattaaacctTCACCAAGACACCATTTTCTATTTAGCAGTTTTGCAAACATAAAGCAATCTGGTACCTCACTGATTGGTGAGTGTTCTGGAAAACGGCCTTCACATGCTCTGCTAGAGGTTGGGGGGGAAGGCGGTACAGGCATAGCCCCAACAGagggacatttggcaaagtcCTTCAATTGTGACTTGACCTTTGGCTGGACAATTCTTCTAGGAATTCACTCTACAGATACCTTTTCACATTTGAATAATGCTGTTCTTACAAAATCTTAGTGACTCTCTATAGCACCGTTTGGAATAGCAGAAGTGTGGAAACAAATGCCAATCAATAggaaaaaagaggggcttccctggtggcgcagtggttgagagtccgcctgctgatgcaggggacatgggttcgtgccccggtccaggaagatcccacatgccgcggagcagctgggcccgtgagccatggccactaagcctgcacatccggagcctgtgctccgcagcaggagaggccacaacagtgagaggtccacgtaccgcaaaaaaaaaaataggaaaaaaggtACATTATAGTACATCCACACAGAGGAATACCACAGCTGTCAAAAGGAATGTGCAGACAAGGAACCATCTTTAAAATACATTGATAAGTACACAGTAGGATGTATGGAATTCTCCCACTGGAGTGTTTTAAAAATGGGGATGGGACATATATGCATATTTGGTGTGGTATCTTTTTCCTGACACCACGTCTTACACCAAATATGTTTTTTCCCGGATACCAAATACATGCGATGGGTCCACACCAACTCTCCAACACCATCTAGGTGCCTACAATTCAATTCGGACACTGATTGCCAGAGTTAGCACAGACCCCATGggttaagggctcagttccaCAAGATGCCAGCCACAAATGGAATGCCCAGGTGACCCATACTCCTGTCTGGCCGACTACAAATTTGGGGATGCCCACAACACCCCTCCTCAGGCCTGATAATTCAGTAGAACACTCTCAGAACTCAGGAAGGTGCTTTACCTACTGttaacagtttcttataaaggatactcagggtcttccctggtggcgcagtggttgagagtccgcctgccgatgcgggggacacgggttcgtgccccggtctgggaagatcccacatgccgcggagcggctgggcccgtgagccatggccgctgagcctgcgcgtccagagcctgtgctccgcaacgggagaggccacaacagtgagaggcccgcgtaacgcgggggggggtgggggaaggatactCAGGAGCAGCCAAATAGAAGAGATTCATAGGGCAAGATTGGGGGGGGGCAGAGccaccctcccccaaactccAAATCTCCAGTGCCCTGCCCCTCCTGCAGGAAATAGGGAAGCTGAAAGTCCCCACCCTCTAGATCAGTTTTTCTGGTGATCAGTTTTCCCCCATCCTGAGtaacctcattagcataaactcaggtatgATCCAAAGGAGCtcattatgaataacaaaagacactcctgtaactctggaaattccaagggttttaggagctctgtgccaggaaaggccaaagaccaaatatgtatatttttattacacACATTTGGTTATATACATTCAGATTCTTTCTCTGGAAGGACATGAATTATTACTTTCATTGTTTCCAGGAAGGGGAACCAGATGGCTGGGAGTCAGGGGTAGAAGGTGACACTTGGTGCAAAATTCAAAACATACATGTGAATATATTACCTATTTGAAAAACTCTTACAAATACTTTACAGTCCTTGTCTTGGCTTCTAATGTTCGCAGTCTCCAGGCTTTACCTCCTTACTTCTTGGGAGCCATTCATAGAGAGGCAGGGGAATCACGTCCAGATTCCTCTGCCACCTGACCCTTTAGACTTCTCTGTCTTGTGTTCCGGCCACTCCCCAAACATACATTCCCCTCTAGCCTTTCTCTGGGCAGCAGTTCCCTCTACTAGTAACACCCACATTTGAGCTCTACTCTTGAAACCTAGTTCTAACTCTTCTAGGATTAACTCATTCAAATCTCGGCCAACACCCTTTTTAGTgtaatacccattttacagatgaggcagtAGACTAGATTAAATAACAGGCTAAAGTCACACATAAACCTGGACTTTGAACTTAAGCTGTCCGGCACCAGAGACCAAGTCTTAATCACTACTCTGGACTGTCTTTCCAAGAACACTGTTcctcaccaccagcaccccaaCACCACCACCCGAGCATGGGCAAACCTGACATTGTTCAAGGCCCCGTTCAAATGCCAGCTCCTCTGGGGAGTCTTCCCTGCTCCCCAATTAACAAACTTActttggggaagggagagggggtcTTGTATTATAATAATTACATTATATTCGATTGCCGCCCAGAGCAAGGACCAAGGCTCATTCCTAAACAGACCTGACCCTGCAGGCATTTCTAGACTGACAATGGAGCCGTTTTCCTTTTGAGCATTTTTTTGTCCAGTAGGTTCCAGACCCTCTTCTAAGGACTGCATATACCTCATCTCATTTAGTCCCATCTGCACTGTGTGGATCTCACCATCCACAAGGATGTTAAAAAGGGGAAACAGGCTCAGGATGACTGGTCACGAATGGGAGGAGAGGAGCCATTACAGGACCTGTGCTCATGGGTCTCCAACCACTGGTACCTAAACCTGGCAGATGCCCCTCTCCCGGTAGctccctccctacccccaccctgGGTCAGGGACCCAGACTAGGGCCTAAGCACGTTGGTGTCCTGTGGACATGAATTTATTTGAGGAGTCAGGTCAGAGTGGGTACAAGTTGCAGGTTGGGAGGAAGGGGCAGGGGGCATGGGCAGCCCTGCCAGCCTGAGGCCAAGAAGACAGGAGGCCGGAGGGGCCACAGCCAGTAGAGCACTGGGTCAGCAGGCAAGCAGATGGGCTGTTCTTCACCCTGCGAGTGTCAGCGCCGAGGGCACGGCAGCAGCTTTGAGAAGACTGGGGGAGGAAGGACGGAGAGAGGCTCAGAGGAAGCTCGCCAAGCCCAGGAGGCTAGGAGGTGGCAGGGCTGGACACATGCCCAGGCGTGCTGGACCCCAGGCCCCTCCTTCCCATTCTGCCGGCCCCgcacctgccccccagcccctcccagctccCCCTACTGTACCCTACTCACTGTGGAGGGTGTAGGTGCCTGGCTCCAGTTGCAGCTGGGTGGGCAGGACAATGAGGAAAGCCCCACTCCAGGAGTCTCCAGCCACTGAGAGACAAGCTTGGGAGGGAGGGCGGTGCCGCTCAGGGTCTTGGGAAGGGCACTTGGATATGCCAGGCAACGGGCAGGGGTGGTGGCAGCGGTGGCTGTGGCAAGGGGGCAAGCCACACAGGGGACAGTGGGGTGGCGAGAGGCCGGGGCCCCGGGGGAGGGGGATCTGGGCCTTTGGGTAGCTCCTCTGAGCCCTGCCGTGGTGGGGATGCCTCTCCCGAGTCCAGGCCCAGTGGGTCGGCTCCTTGGCCATGACCTGGCATGAGAAGAGTGGATGGTAAATGGGAGGTGGGAGGTCCAGCctctttcccccaccccagggtGCTGGCGGGACCTCACCTCCTCACAGCTCTGGCGTCTCACAACGGCCCTGAAGCCCATCCGTGCCCACAGCTTGTCCCTCTGACACAGGAAGTCTGACACTCGATGATGCCAATCTTGGCCCAGGGCCCACAGAAAAATCACGCTTTTGGGGTCCTCCAGGTCTTCCTCCATGTCATTTGCAAGGTACCTGGCCacagaggcagggggcagggaacAGAGGCTGTAATCAtctgccctgccccaccctgccaCTCCGAGTCAGGGTCCCCATCACGCGCCCGGGCCACTCACAGGGCCAGGAACAGATTGCTGTGGGTGTACTCGCTGAGCTGCAGGTTGGCGCGCCGGAAGTAGACCAGTACCATGGCCAGGAGATACTGCAGACACAGAAATGGGGAGAGTTAGAGTGAGGCACTGGGTGGGGAGGAGCTGCGCCAGCCCCTTCTGCACCCGAGGAAGTTCTGGTGGGGCTAAAAAATCTGGGGTAA
This region of Mesoplodon densirostris isolate mMesDen1 chromosome 7, mMesDen1 primary haplotype, whole genome shotgun sequence genomic DNA includes:
- the SPDYC gene encoding speedy protein C; this encodes MSDDQDPATIPAVGTQVKLRGWSRQGEGGESFHFRRHQELQAFLSLLEHSFLQDFLSKDPCFQISDKYLLAMVLVYFRRANLQLSEYTHSNLFLALYLANDMEEDLEDPKSVIFLWALGQDWHHRVSDFLCQRDKLWARMGFRAVVRRQSCEEVMAKEPTHWAWTRERHPHHGRAQRSYPKAQIPLPRGPGLSPPHCPLCGLPPCHSHRCHHPCPLPGISKCPSQDPERHRPPSQACLSVAGDSWSGAFLIVLPTQLQLEPGTYTLHIFSKLLPCPRR